From Pseudomonas sp. AN-1:
TGGCGATCGGGCCGGGCGCCACGGCGTTGACCCGCACGCCGCGGCTGGCCAGCTCCTTGGCGAGGAACTGGGTCAGGCTGTGCACCGCCGCCTTGGACATGCCGTAGGCCACGTTGCCGGCGCTGGCCTGCTCGGCCGGGTCCAGCCACGGGCGGGCGTTGCCGCCGTTCTTGCCGACCACCGAACCGATGTTGACGATGGCGCCCCTGCCCCGCTCGGCCATGCGCCGGCCGACCAGCTGGCAGGGAATCAGCGTGCCCTGCACGTTGATGCGCAGCACCCGCTGCAGCTCGGCCTCATCCAGATCCAGCGCGCTGCCCTTGGAGACCACACCGGCCACGTTGACCAGCGCGTCGATCTCGCCCAGCTCGCGCTCCACCTCCTCCACCGCCGCCGCCACGGCGGCGCGCGAGGACACGTCGCAGGCGCGGAACCAGGCGCCGGCCGGCAGCGTCGCCGGCTCGCTGAGGTCCAGCGCCGCCACCCGGTAG
This genomic window contains:
- a CDS encoding SDR family NAD(P)-dependent oxidoreductase, which encodes MAVAMVTGAGGAIGSAVCRLLAAQGYRVAALDLSEPATLPAGAWFRACDVSSRAAVAAAVEEVERELGEIDALVNVAGVVSKGSALDLDEAELQRVLRINVQGTLIPCQLVGRRMAERGRGAIVNIGSVVGKNGGNARPWLDPAEQASAGNVAYGMSKAAVHSLTQFLAKELASRGVRVNAVAPGPIATDMTTTFPETLRALIPLGRMGRAEEVAEAIAFLLSDKAGFISGEILDINGALWCD